Proteins co-encoded in one Oceanococcus atlanticus genomic window:
- a CDS encoding spore coat protein U domain-containing protein: MRMVTFGSLLAAAIYALNAHAGQQTTSMTVDAEVIEVCSISASNINFGSGTTTQLIGTTQSTQIAVSCPDNMDWTVSLGGDTEERTYGRMLRYIYPPDEPMYFEAIGFEYALKHIDSTNPVGTLWGDGSSTKLGDPVSGVGEKVLVAQASILSQLNFIPLPNLPAGQYTDTVTVTLDY, encoded by the coding sequence ATGCGTATGGTCACTTTCGGCAGCCTGTTAGCGGCTGCCATTTACGCCCTAAATGCCCACGCTGGGCAGCAAACAACCAGCATGACCGTCGATGCCGAAGTGATTGAAGTTTGCAGCATCAGCGCGAGCAACATCAATTTTGGCTCAGGCACGACAACACAGCTGATTGGCACGACCCAAAGCACTCAGATTGCCGTCAGCTGCCCGGACAACATGGACTGGACCGTCTCGCTGGGAGGCGATACTGAAGAAAGGACATACGGTCGCATGTTGCGATACATCTACCCGCCAGACGAGCCTATGTACTTCGAGGCTATAGGGTTTGAATATGCCCTCAAGCATATCGACAGTACGAATCCGGTCGGCACTCTGTGGGGCGACGGATCATCAACCAAGCTGGGAGATCCAGTCAGCGGCGTAGGTGAGAAAGTCCTGGTGGCCCAAGCCTCCATTCTCAGCCAGCTGAATTTCATCCCCCTGCCCAATCTCCCTGCGGGGCAATATACCGACACTGTTACGGTCACGCTGGACTATTGA
- a CDS encoding Calx-beta domain-containing protein: protein MSEVTVTDFPSPELVTALHREGGIIATSTIKRCGGAFRMCGSTTIQYRFWRTLLVVAGTLVGLAACSDSSVDMEMLERVRQARLKVEDSVRFEGDLRILANDTMAISDGDGDGQVHIEITGDWDCHGEVLVAATDTRVRVHVRGDAQLNCGVEQAGRSLSNAENLTDSRVEIVVDGVINVADGFDPFSHGSFVLVDDSALLLDDAEMLRSASRDDGAASIGFNAAETPGDAPKAVATTTNLSAKTTRSCPGVAHTFVGQWGYDGRMISASNIGVAQPMIAVRTTCDLHFDNSVIVAPGWTPSSTQLIERDLSDVKARLPSRPSYGALGNRLNGHLLIEGQEGVSGFTLLVETQGTITFAGNNRWTLMDGNDGRDVHVRVAPAISSYAETDSAAWVFGGKGGKGGDAGKLVLRAGRPPIDMSNATLELVFGKAGDGGDAQAEGLAPTYCRGAQGVSVFAQGGSGGSARDELSVQGVTGQQNLNYNLVRAGAPGGAMANGGDGADNCSSGDGARGGHALAIQGVSGAERNQSSTQSVWIRPYDAPAQARAGQGGKGSENYGPSAAGDGGKGGMALVWQSEANTTAVRAVISAQAGAGGECGVGPSSGGQGGEANTYSLGLPTGLHASPNWEHGSLSSLDDAATLLKITAAQDAPDCAAPAPAEFDLVALLPIFEGDQGDTVVSAVDVRLSNPPPAEITVNWATRDDTATAGEDYLAASGTLTFGGAHPASQSIAITVHGDTNTERDEYLLIELSSASAGAVLPPEPLRVKIANDDRPVIVAEGISYVEYAPYASVDIRVEGTHPLGVIDLTYTTVSGSAILGQDFQAHAGILDLSGGIGVISIPLIDDVISELEEDFFVELSSQSDVQIWNSRVRVGVLDDDKIAQISVAASSVIEDASPVMMTFNIDLSRAQGFPLDVRCYTRPLGGSSPAMAAAIPDHDYTPVDQVIRFTPGDLSKSCLVPVLADDLLEFDESFELVIEDARSGEVLASAFGVIKDIGVVAEASISDAQITESNVEDREMVFMVSLAKVALRDVDIAFETHPLTATEHRAGAVGSDFRRTTGLLRFKANGALRQEIRVPIIGDFDLEPTETFEVRLSAHQGNVRFVRESAIGRIVDNDALRVGVSDARGVEGTPGQPEPTPLRFRVRLSERYEHDLTLAYQTVFQGYTAQSGSDVRATSGFVSIPAGQMEAYVDISTVADVVPESEERFFLAFEKRYPGDDVLAPGRFEIIGGGGTGYITDDDTAALLSISGGQVQEGNSGTSAIPFTISAQPAPAETITVRVRTRDDTATSADNDYVAVDTIVTLDAGLAYSAKTVDVVVNGDAKAELAEQFEVVIDQVTGPAQVSVGSAYGVIENDETLDFGDAPASYPTLAADGGAYHGSVGPLLGVLRDAEPDGQPHPLAFGDDQTGDDDEDGIAFHADLQQGQVSFVDVTVTDGPGLLSAWIDFNGDGDWLDAGEQVFMDEPVSSGTQTLSFTTPLDADDNLVFLRFRLSTIAGLTPGGGASDGEVEDVQMQIFPAAPPVGDIRNGAGVYVCPFDACVNRIELLEDDDDTLIVSGSGSECDAVPSGAAQCQTACDVGVAGEGSDNCFNISATFFGPGGNQTWADALGISVVVTKPDQSLVCSIQCERE, encoded by the coding sequence GTGAGCGAGGTCACAGTTACTGATTTCCCGTCACCAGAACTGGTGACGGCGTTGCATCGCGAGGGCGGGATCATCGCAACCTCAACGATTAAGCGATGTGGCGGAGCATTCAGAATGTGTGGATCGACAACAATTCAGTACCGGTTCTGGCGAACTTTGCTGGTGGTGGCTGGCACGCTTGTGGGACTTGCTGCCTGCAGTGATTCCAGTGTCGATATGGAGATGCTGGAACGAGTGCGGCAGGCTCGCTTGAAGGTTGAGGATTCCGTTCGCTTCGAAGGCGACTTACGCATTCTGGCGAATGACACCATGGCGATATCCGATGGTGATGGTGATGGTCAGGTACACATCGAAATTACCGGTGATTGGGATTGTCATGGCGAGGTCTTGGTCGCCGCGACCGACACAAGGGTTCGCGTGCATGTGCGCGGTGATGCCCAGTTGAATTGCGGGGTTGAGCAGGCTGGGCGCTCGCTAAGCAACGCAGAAAACCTCACCGATAGTCGGGTGGAGATTGTTGTCGATGGCGTCATCAACGTGGCGGATGGTTTTGATCCGTTTTCCCACGGCAGCTTTGTGCTGGTGGATGACTCTGCGTTGTTGCTGGATGATGCTGAGATGTTGCGCAGCGCCTCGCGTGACGATGGCGCGGCATCGATCGGTTTCAATGCCGCGGAAACGCCAGGTGATGCGCCCAAGGCTGTCGCCACGACGACAAACTTATCGGCGAAAACCACGCGCAGTTGCCCGGGTGTTGCTCATACCTTTGTCGGGCAATGGGGGTATGACGGCCGCATGATCTCTGCATCAAACATCGGCGTTGCTCAGCCGATGATTGCGGTGCGAACTACTTGTGATCTGCATTTTGACAATAGCGTGATCGTAGCGCCCGGTTGGACGCCTTCGTCAACTCAGCTTATTGAGCGCGATTTGTCCGATGTCAAAGCGCGTTTGCCCTCCAGGCCCAGTTACGGCGCGCTGGGGAATCGTTTAAATGGCCATCTGCTGATCGAAGGGCAGGAGGGAGTATCAGGTTTCACGTTGCTGGTTGAGACGCAAGGCACCATTACATTCGCGGGGAACAACCGCTGGACACTTATGGATGGCAATGATGGTCGCGACGTCCATGTGCGCGTCGCGCCCGCCATCTCCTCGTATGCGGAAACTGACTCGGCCGCTTGGGTCTTTGGCGGGAAAGGCGGGAAGGGCGGGGATGCCGGGAAGCTTGTGTTGCGTGCGGGGCGCCCACCAATTGATATGTCCAATGCCACGCTGGAGCTGGTCTTCGGTAAGGCTGGTGACGGTGGTGATGCTCAGGCTGAAGGTTTAGCACCGACCTACTGCCGAGGGGCACAAGGCGTGTCCGTTTTTGCACAGGGAGGTTCCGGTGGTTCAGCACGTGATGAGCTGAGCGTTCAAGGCGTAACGGGGCAACAAAATCTGAACTACAACCTCGTGCGTGCAGGGGCGCCCGGTGGAGCCATGGCCAACGGCGGTGACGGTGCTGACAACTGTTCGTCCGGCGATGGTGCTCGCGGCGGCCACGCACTGGCCATACAAGGGGTTTCGGGCGCGGAGCGGAACCAGTCTTCCACCCAGAGCGTCTGGATTCGCCCCTACGATGCACCTGCTCAGGCACGGGCTGGGCAGGGTGGTAAAGGCAGCGAGAATTACGGGCCGAGCGCTGCGGGTGACGGGGGCAAAGGCGGCATGGCTTTGGTATGGCAGAGCGAAGCGAATACGACCGCTGTGCGGGCCGTGATCAGTGCTCAGGCAGGCGCGGGTGGTGAGTGTGGTGTCGGGCCATCGTCGGGTGGCCAGGGTGGTGAGGCCAACACCTATTCCTTGGGTCTGCCAACAGGCCTGCATGCCAGCCCCAACTGGGAGCATGGCAGTTTGTCGAGTTTGGACGATGCTGCGACCTTGTTAAAGATAACAGCCGCACAAGATGCTCCAGATTGCGCCGCGCCAGCGCCGGCGGAATTCGACTTGGTGGCACTGCTGCCTATATTTGAGGGTGACCAGGGCGATACCGTGGTGTCCGCCGTCGATGTGCGGCTATCCAATCCGCCGCCCGCGGAAATCACCGTTAACTGGGCAACCCGCGACGACACGGCAACCGCAGGCGAGGATTACCTCGCCGCCAGCGGCACGCTGACCTTCGGTGGCGCTCATCCTGCGAGCCAATCCATTGCGATAACCGTCCATGGCGACACAAATACCGAGCGCGACGAATATCTGCTGATTGAGTTGAGTTCGGCCAGTGCAGGCGCGGTGCTGCCGCCTGAACCGTTACGGGTGAAAATCGCCAATGATGATCGCCCGGTTATTGTGGCTGAGGGGATCAGCTATGTTGAGTATGCGCCTTACGCCAGTGTGGATATCCGCGTTGAGGGAACGCACCCCTTGGGCGTGATTGATCTCACCTACACCACGGTCTCGGGTTCAGCGATTCTGGGGCAGGATTTTCAGGCGCACGCTGGGATATTGGACCTGTCTGGTGGAATTGGTGTGATATCCATTCCGCTAATTGACGATGTGATCTCCGAGCTTGAAGAAGACTTCTTTGTTGAGCTGAGCAGCCAAAGCGATGTGCAGATCTGGAACTCGCGTGTGCGTGTCGGCGTCCTTGATGACGATAAAATCGCACAGATCAGCGTGGCGGCCAGCTCGGTTATTGAGGATGCCAGCCCGGTGATGATGACGTTCAACATAGACCTGTCACGTGCTCAGGGCTTTCCTTTGGATGTGCGCTGTTATACACGGCCGCTGGGTGGTTCCAGTCCTGCTATGGCGGCTGCAATTCCTGATCACGATTACACGCCCGTCGATCAGGTCATAAGATTTACCCCGGGTGATCTCAGCAAATCGTGCCTGGTTCCTGTTTTGGCGGATGATCTGCTTGAATTCGACGAATCTTTCGAGCTGGTTATCGAAGACGCTCGCAGTGGCGAAGTGCTGGCAAGTGCGTTTGGTGTGATTAAGGATATTGGCGTTGTTGCTGAGGCCTCTATTTCGGATGCGCAAATCACCGAAAGTAATGTTGAAGATCGCGAGATGGTGTTTATGGTCAGCTTGGCCAAGGTTGCGCTTCGGGATGTTGATATTGCGTTCGAGACACACCCTTTAACAGCAACGGAGCATCGAGCAGGGGCGGTCGGCTCGGATTTTCGCCGTACGACAGGCTTGCTGCGTTTCAAGGCCAACGGCGCCTTGAGACAAGAAATTCGGGTGCCGATTATCGGAGATTTCGATCTCGAGCCGACTGAAACGTTTGAGGTCCGTTTATCAGCACATCAGGGTAATGTGCGTTTTGTGCGTGAAAGCGCCATCGGGCGGATTGTCGACAACGACGCCTTGCGCGTTGGTGTGAGCGATGCGCGCGGCGTTGAAGGGACTCCGGGGCAGCCAGAGCCAACGCCGTTGAGGTTCCGGGTCAGATTAAGCGAGCGCTATGAGCACGACTTGACCTTGGCTTACCAAACGGTGTTTCAAGGATATACAGCGCAATCCGGCAGTGACGTCAGGGCGACATCTGGATTCGTAAGTATCCCCGCGGGCCAGATGGAAGCCTATGTCGACATTTCGACTGTTGCGGATGTTGTGCCGGAGTCAGAAGAGCGCTTCTTTCTGGCCTTCGAGAAGCGCTATCCAGGCGATGATGTGCTTGCGCCTGGGCGGTTTGAGATTATTGGCGGCGGGGGCACGGGCTACATCACCGATGACGACACAGCGGCGCTATTGAGTATCAGTGGAGGACAGGTGCAAGAGGGCAACAGCGGGACCTCTGCGATCCCGTTTACAATCAGCGCACAGCCCGCGCCGGCTGAAACTATAACGGTCCGTGTGCGGACGCGCGACGACACAGCGACCAGCGCTGACAATGACTATGTTGCTGTCGATACCATCGTGACTCTCGATGCCGGGCTTGCCTACAGTGCAAAAACTGTCGATGTGGTCGTCAATGGCGACGCCAAAGCGGAACTCGCCGAGCAATTTGAGGTGGTCATCGATCAGGTAACGGGGCCTGCTCAGGTTTCCGTTGGAAGCGCCTACGGCGTGATTGAAAACGATGAAACCCTGGATTTTGGCGATGCGCCTGCGTCCTATCCGACGCTGGCTGCTGATGGAGGTGCCTACCACGGCAGTGTTGGCCCACTACTGGGTGTACTCCGTGATGCAGAGCCCGACGGGCAACCTCACCCGCTGGCGTTTGGTGACGATCAAACTGGTGACGATGACGAAGATGGCATTGCCTTCCATGCGGATTTGCAGCAAGGGCAGGTGAGCTTTGTTGATGTCACGGTTACAGATGGTCCGGGGTTGTTGAGCGCATGGATCGATTTCAACGGCGATGGTGATTGGTTGGACGCCGGTGAACAGGTGTTTATGGATGAGCCGGTAAGCAGCGGTACGCAAACCTTGAGTTTCACGACCCCCTTGGATGCCGATGACAATTTGGTATTCCTGCGTTTTCGCCTTTCCACAATCGCCGGGCTTACGCCCGGCGGCGGGGCTTCAGATGGCGAGGTGGAAGATGTGCAAATGCAGATTTTCCCCGCAGCACCTCCTGTTGGAGACATACGTAATGGCGCGGGCGTCTACGTCTGCCCATTTGACGCATGTGTGAATCGCATTGAACTGCTTGAAGACGATGACGATACATTGATCGTGAGCGGCTCCGGTTCTGAATGTGATGCCGTTCCCAGTGGCGCGGCACAGTGTCAGACGGCTTGTGATGTGGGTGTGGCCGGTGAAGGCAGTGACAATTGTTTCAATATTAGCGCTACGTTCTTTGGTCCCGGTGGGAATCAGACTTGGGCCGACGCATTGGGGATTTCCGTTGTGGTTACGAAGCCCGACCAAAGCTTGGTCTGCAGCATCCAGTGTGAGCGTGAATGA
- a CDS encoding fimbrial biogenesis chaperone, whose protein sequence is MAMRFLSMCSLLLGCLIPAAQAALSVAPTQLELGPGQRNASLQVRNTSEQSRNIQVLLLRWTQDGKDRYEDSNELAYFPKLLTLNAQSSRTIRIGLLQAADGDQEVAYRLAVRELPDLSSSASPVNFASQIRVPVFVGGSEDAGTSWAISELQQSGQQFSVTISNQGSQHIRIREISVQAHDADEHAINSLQASGWRVLAGGRYDFALTPAERASLCANNIASLLVTAHSQDAGEQSRRFARVDVCLAPTP, encoded by the coding sequence ATGGCCATGCGTTTTTTGTCGATGTGCAGCCTGCTGCTTGGATGCTTGATCCCTGCCGCTCAGGCCGCTCTCAGCGTTGCCCCGACCCAGCTGGAACTCGGGCCGGGGCAGCGCAATGCCAGTCTGCAGGTACGCAACACTTCTGAGCAATCACGCAATATTCAGGTCTTGCTGCTTCGCTGGACACAGGATGGCAAGGACCGCTACGAGGACAGCAATGAGCTGGCCTATTTTCCAAAGCTGCTGACCTTGAATGCACAGTCTTCACGCACGATCCGCATTGGTTTGCTGCAAGCTGCCGACGGTGATCAGGAAGTGGCCTACCGGCTGGCGGTGCGTGAGCTTCCGGATTTGTCGTCCAGCGCCTCGCCGGTCAATTTCGCCAGCCAGATTCGCGTGCCGGTGTTCGTGGGGGGGAGCGAGGATGCCGGGACAAGTTGGGCGATCAGTGAACTCCAGCAAAGCGGGCAGCAGTTCAGCGTCACCATTAGCAATCAGGGCAGCCAGCACATCCGCATCCGTGAGATTTCGGTGCAGGCGCACGATGCCGATGAGCACGCGATCAACAGCCTGCAAGCCAGCGGCTGGCGAGTGCTGGCTGGAGGTCGCTATGACTTCGCGCTGACACCGGCTGAGCGTGCATCGCTGTGCGCCAACAACATCGCAAGCTTGCTCGTCACCGCTCACAGCCAGGATGCTGGCGAACAATCCCGCCGCTTTGCCCGTGTTGATGTGTGCCTGGCCCCGACGCCCTGA
- a CDS encoding Csu type fimbrial protein translates to MRPIIFSSLLIASAFTLNAQAGQKVSTMNVSAEMFEVCSLSSGDLNFGSGSFDDLLAAESTAQIIVNCSDSVNWTVSLDGGLHTGATKGGGHREMHHADGGTYGAGAFSYYVEYQTGGTPQNWGDGTSATQGDPVSGSGEAVLEARAHMVSGFLDHPNGGNTAGLYSDTITVTLDY, encoded by the coding sequence ATGCGTCCCATCATTTTCAGCAGTCTGCTTATTGCCAGCGCATTCACACTGAACGCACAGGCCGGGCAAAAAGTCAGCACCATGAACGTCAGCGCCGAAATGTTTGAGGTCTGCAGCCTCAGTAGCGGCGATCTCAATTTTGGATCGGGTTCATTTGACGATCTTCTAGCAGCAGAAAGTACCGCCCAGATTATCGTCAACTGCTCCGACTCCGTGAACTGGACGGTCTCGCTGGACGGCGGGCTTCATACCGGCGCCACCAAGGGCGGCGGACACAGAGAGATGCACCACGCCGATGGCGGTACCTACGGTGCCGGCGCGTTCAGCTATTACGTGGAATACCAAACGGGTGGCACACCACAAAACTGGGGGGACGGCACTTCAGCCACACAGGGCGATCCCGTCTCAGGATCAGGTGAAGCCGTTCTCGAAGCCAGGGCTCACATGGTCTCGGGCTTCCTCGACCATCCCAATGGCGGCAACACCGCGGGTCTCTACAGCGACACCATCACCGTCACGCTGGATTACTGA
- a CDS encoding fimbria/pilus outer membrane usher protein — MCAWPRRPELVAALLALCSITQVLAEPVPLALSINAEDHGVHLVELDEHQHIRIAREVLLDAGLAEDKLPAAAWLAPQDFALSHTFDPESGSLALQVPADWLPPNQRDLSGREPIPAPLDNRSVYLNYAFNATRRGEQDVDWQAPFELGLRYDAWLLNSTYNLDERQGQRGQTVLQRDDRAGMWRLALGDVGAQAGPLGGTQALAGLRVSSAFNLQPGFVASPSLQLNYMLDTPAEVEIWLDGRRVATESVPAGPLQLNNLPLYGGRSGNVRLLIRDAFGEVREIETDVYISSRQLGRGVHQFSYSIGLPRLATDRYANQPTALFEHRIGLNDHITAGLSGSVDDTQWQSGLELAGARPWLGEWSLAYSHGGAHAANSGHAMQFSLNRSMDHVLFSASAFQRDAHYQTVGLSAGRLRRANVRMGLSSGWLRGLNLSHSWADGELTNAVGDTPSARSRQWRLNFSRNLGRGLAVNAQAWHDTIRHQSQISLSFNWLFGRELASSRLDWRDDDQRSWVNRISRSGDGQLRDGWTVELEQRQADGQAEPLRSARADYDLNARYATARLGYRRDQLDRNGEDHWSLRLSGATAWADGKLALGRPIRGGFAIVDAGKTNVDVFHNNQLAGNSGAMPLLLPNLTPYYPQSINFKLPDSLPLGTRVSSTQHKLSVWDGGGSTVSLALQQLNSYEGRIDLLSPDGQRQPAQFGALVLHQNNGDSQRIALGLNGFLYLDQIPPGEYRAEVLLKDESCHMILHLPQSNQSFNDLGVISCSLTAS; from the coding sequence ATGTGTGCCTGGCCCCGACGCCCTGAACTCGTCGCCGCGCTGCTGGCTTTATGCAGCATCACGCAAGTCCTCGCTGAACCCGTTCCGCTGGCCTTGAGCATCAATGCCGAAGACCATGGCGTGCACCTGGTCGAGCTTGATGAGCATCAGCACATTCGCATCGCTCGAGAGGTGCTGCTTGACGCCGGTCTGGCTGAAGACAAGCTGCCCGCTGCCGCCTGGCTGGCCCCACAGGATTTCGCGCTCAGCCATACGTTCGATCCTGAATCCGGCAGCCTTGCGCTACAGGTGCCGGCTGACTGGTTACCGCCAAACCAGCGTGATCTGTCAGGGCGCGAGCCCATTCCCGCACCGCTGGACAACCGTTCGGTTTATCTGAACTACGCATTCAATGCGACCCGGCGTGGCGAACAAGATGTGGATTGGCAGGCACCGTTCGAGCTGGGCCTGCGGTATGACGCCTGGCTGCTCAATAGCACCTACAATCTGGATGAACGGCAAGGTCAACGCGGGCAAACCGTACTGCAACGCGATGATCGCGCCGGGATGTGGCGGTTGGCGCTGGGTGATGTAGGCGCGCAGGCCGGGCCACTGGGTGGAACGCAAGCACTGGCCGGTCTGCGGGTATCCTCGGCCTTCAATCTGCAGCCCGGTTTTGTGGCCTCGCCATCCCTGCAACTCAACTACATGCTGGACACCCCCGCCGAAGTGGAGATCTGGCTCGATGGCCGCCGCGTCGCCACAGAATCAGTGCCGGCCGGCCCCTTGCAGCTGAACAACCTTCCCCTGTACGGCGGCAGAAGCGGCAATGTGCGCCTGTTGATCCGTGATGCCTTCGGCGAAGTTCGCGAGATTGAAACCGACGTGTACATTTCCTCCCGCCAACTGGGCCGGGGCGTACATCAATTCAGTTACAGCATCGGCCTGCCCCGGCTGGCCACAGACCGTTATGCCAATCAGCCCACGGCATTATTTGAACACCGCATCGGCTTGAATGATCACATCACCGCCGGCCTGTCCGGTTCCGTGGATGACACACAGTGGCAAAGTGGCCTGGAACTGGCCGGTGCGCGGCCATGGCTGGGTGAATGGTCCCTGGCTTACAGCCATGGCGGCGCACACGCCGCCAACAGCGGTCACGCCATGCAGTTTTCACTCAATCGCAGCATGGATCATGTGCTCTTTTCCGCTTCGGCCTTTCAGCGCGACGCCCACTATCAAACTGTGGGACTCAGCGCAGGCCGACTGCGCCGCGCAAATGTGCGCATGGGCCTGAGCAGCGGCTGGTTACGCGGTCTGAACTTGAGCCACTCCTGGGCGGATGGTGAGCTGACCAACGCGGTCGGCGACACGCCTTCCGCGCGCAGTCGCCAGTGGCGACTGAACTTCAGCCGCAATTTGGGCCGAGGTCTGGCAGTCAATGCTCAAGCCTGGCACGACACCATCCGTCACCAGTCACAAATCAGCCTGTCATTTAACTGGCTGTTCGGGCGCGAACTGGCATCTTCACGCCTGGACTGGCGCGATGATGATCAGCGCAGCTGGGTCAATCGCATCAGCCGCAGTGGTGATGGTCAGTTGCGCGACGGCTGGACGGTGGAACTGGAACAACGCCAAGCAGATGGGCAGGCAGAGCCGCTGCGCAGCGCCCGCGCCGATTACGACCTGAACGCACGCTATGCTACGGCGCGCCTGGGTTATCGACGCGACCAACTGGACCGTAACGGCGAAGATCACTGGAGCCTGCGCCTGTCTGGTGCCACGGCCTGGGCCGATGGCAAGCTCGCGCTCGGGCGCCCGATACGTGGCGGCTTCGCCATTGTCGATGCCGGCAAGACCAATGTCGATGTGTTTCACAACAATCAGCTCGCCGGAAACAGCGGGGCCATGCCTCTGCTGTTGCCCAATCTAACGCCCTACTATCCGCAAAGCATCAATTTCAAGCTGCCGGATTCACTGCCACTGGGCACCCGCGTCAGTTCCACCCAACACAAGCTCAGTGTCTGGGATGGCGGTGGCAGCACGGTGTCGCTGGCACTGCAGCAACTCAACAGTTATGAAGGGCGCATTGATTTGCTGTCCCCGGATGGCCAACGCCAACCAGCCCAGTTCGGCGCTCTCGTCCTGCATCAAAACAACGGTGACAGCCAGCGTATTGCCCTGGGGCTAAACGGTTTCCTATATCTGGATCAGATTCCGCCTGGCGAGTACCGCGCCGAGGTTCTGCTTAAAGATGAATCCTGTCACATGATCCTGCATCTGCCGCAGAGCAACCAGAGCTTCAACGATCTTGGGGTTATATCCTGCAGCTTGACGGCATCCTGA
- a CDS encoding spore coat protein U domain-containing protein yields MKLHHLAAVAALAVSSAQAAQESTTMNVFMEVTSSCDLSASSIPFGTMSEDQLLNSVNDSGTVDVIVSCPEGVDWVLSANTGMHSDLETWGGTRAMKNANGDTVGYDLLLVRNDGSRVGWGDGTASDAWGEVYGPINGVGNVSLNILAVEWAGTVLNNSIPEGLYGDTVTITLDY; encoded by the coding sequence ATGAAACTTCATCATCTCGCAGCAGTGGCCGCATTGGCTGTCAGCAGCGCACAAGCGGCACAGGAGTCCACCACCATGAATGTTTTCATGGAGGTCACCAGCAGTTGTGACCTGTCTGCCAGCAGCATCCCTTTCGGCACCATGAGCGAGGATCAGCTGCTGAACTCAGTCAATGACTCAGGTACCGTCGACGTCATCGTGAGCTGTCCTGAGGGTGTGGATTGGGTGCTTTCGGCCAACACGGGCATGCATTCCGACTTGGAAACGTGGGGCGGCACCCGAGCCATGAAAAATGCCAACGGCGACACCGTGGGCTATGACCTGCTCTTAGTTCGCAATGATGGTAGTCGTGTCGGGTGGGGTGACGGCACCGCTTCCGATGCCTGGGGTGAAGTCTATGGCCCTATCAATGGTGTCGGCAATGTGTCGCTCAACATTCTTGCCGTGGAATGGGCAGGAACCGTTCTCAACAACTCCATACCGGAAGGTCTCTACGGGGACACCGTCACCATCACTCTGGATTACTAA